A section of the Methanosarcina mazei S-6 genome encodes:
- a CDS encoding CHASE4 domain-containing protein has protein sequence MLLNIVFTFIYLQSGVFGINISKKIFIITLLIFAVLITSFALTYNMQLSNFLTLEEADTLNDVERLQNAIYTQQGYLDNMVQDWACWDDTYRFIEDRNQEYINVNLQNETLAGVKVNIMLFINETGSLVYAKSINFSTVEEKPVPEELLKLVESGQLSIKSEDDVIRGYVLLDEAPMFISCHPILTTKYEGPVKGTLVFGKYFDDDVLSSEENTDSSISILRVDEDLPPDFQGKFQQFTEAPDSTIVEPLSKEVIAGYFGLMDISGKSAVIIRTDFPRILYLNNENTLNYMYFFLLLTGLVTGVGVKFALDNFFVSRLIDIDNFVTKVRSEKDLSRRLPLEGNDELYRLSREINGMLSEIELAEQELKSQEREKKVLLDSLNELAIFVDPDFKIIWANKAALEHMKIDLEKAKGMCVKTTPDINGSLFGHMQLEKIFNSGNKESGEFSLENGTYWFVQAIPVTDDSGKIIGILGTFRDITERKAIEKLLQEKQVAEIANRTKSEFLANMSHELRTPLNSIIGFSDLLCDQIYGKLNEKQLKYTNNISKSGKHLLNLINDILDLSKVEAGKMELDYREFELADRLNSVKSLLSPIAARKNIKIEINVNKDLTTICADEARFVQIMYNLVDNAIKFSFENNPVRIEARRKGEFLETTVTDIGIGIKPEDQHKLFQPFSQVAAFSSKKFQGTGLGLSLVKQIVNLHGGYVWFRSKPGEGSTFAFAIPIDGNKKD, from the coding sequence ATGTTATTAAATATTGTTTTCACGTTTATTTATCTGCAGTCCGGGGTGTTTGGAATAAATATTAGTAAAAAAATTTTCATAATAACACTTTTAATTTTTGCCGTTCTGATTACATCATTTGCGCTTACTTACAATATGCAACTTTCAAATTTTTTAACTCTTGAAGAGGCAGATACATTAAATGATGTTGAAAGGTTACAGAACGCAATTTACACCCAACAGGGGTATCTCGACAACATGGTTCAGGACTGGGCATGCTGGGACGATACCTACCGTTTCATTGAGGACAGGAATCAGGAATATATAAACGTGAACCTTCAGAACGAGACGCTTGCCGGAGTCAAAGTAAATATCATGCTTTTTATTAATGAGACAGGTTCGCTTGTATACGCAAAATCGATAAACTTCAGCACGGTGGAAGAGAAACCGGTACCTGAAGAGCTGCTCAAACTTGTCGAAAGCGGACAGCTTTCAATAAAATCAGAGGATGATGTTATCCGCGGTTATGTTTTGCTTGATGAAGCCCCAATGTTTATTTCCTGCCATCCGATCCTTACAACAAAATATGAAGGACCTGTTAAAGGTACGCTGGTCTTCGGGAAGTATTTCGACGATGACGTTCTCAGTTCCGAAGAAAATACTGACTCCTCTATTTCGATTTTAAGGGTTGATGAGGATTTGCCTCCTGATTTTCAAGGAAAATTTCAACAATTTACAGAGGCCCCGGACAGCACCATTGTAGAACCCCTCAGTAAGGAGGTTATAGCAGGCTATTTTGGGCTAATGGATATCTCGGGTAAATCCGCTGTTATTATCAGAACTGATTTCCCAAGGATCCTGTACCTGAACAACGAAAATACTCTGAATTACATGTATTTTTTCCTTTTGCTAACCGGGCTTGTTACAGGGGTGGGGGTTAAGTTTGCTCTTGATAATTTCTTCGTTTCAAGACTGATTGATATTGATAATTTTGTTACAAAAGTCAGATCGGAGAAAGACCTTTCCAGAAGGCTGCCTCTCGAAGGCAATGATGAGCTGTACCGCCTCTCCAGGGAAATAAATGGGATGTTAAGTGAAATAGAGCTTGCAGAACAGGAGTTAAAATCACAGGAGAGGGAAAAGAAAGTCCTTCTGGATTCTTTAAATGAACTGGCTATTTTTGTGGACCCCGATTTTAAAATTATCTGGGCAAACAAAGCTGCCCTGGAACACATGAAAATTGACCTTGAAAAAGCAAAAGGAATGTGCGTTAAAACTACCCCGGATATAAATGGATCCCTTTTCGGGCATATGCAGCTTGAAAAGATTTTTAATTCAGGGAATAAAGAGTCAGGGGAGTTTTCCCTGGAGAACGGAACTTACTGGTTTGTTCAGGCTATTCCGGTAACCGACGACAGTGGAAAGATCATAGGCATTCTGGGCACTTTCAGGGACATTACTGAAAGAAAGGCAATCGAAAAACTTCTCCAGGAAAAACAGGTAGCAGAAATTGCGAACCGTACCAAAAGCGAGTTTCTGGCAAATATGAGCCACGAACTGAGGACTCCACTTAACTCGATTATAGGATTCTCGGACCTTTTATGTGACCAGATTTACGGGAAATTGAATGAAAAGCAGCTAAAGTATACAAACAATATCTCAAAGAGCGGAAAACATCTTCTCAACCTGATAAATGACATTCTTGACCTTTCCAAGGTAGAAGCCGGAAAGATGGAACTTGATTACAGGGAGTTTGAGCTCGCCGACAGGCTGAATTCGGTAAAAAGCCTTCTTTCCCCTATTGCAGCCCGCAAAAATATAAAAATTGAAATCAATGTGAATAAGGACCTTACAACTATCTGTGCCGATGAAGCACGTTTTGTCCAGATTATGTATAATCTTGTGGATAACGCCATAAAGTTCTCTTTTGAAAATAATCCTGTAAGGATTGAGGCGAGAAGAAAAGGAGAGTTCTTAGAAACAACAGTGACGGACATTGGAATCGGGATAAAACCCGAAGACCAGCATAAGCTTTTCCAGCCCTTCAGCCAGGTTGCTGCTTTTTCCTCAAAGAAATTCCAGGGTACGGGACTTGGCCTTTCTTTAGTTAAGCAGATAGTAAACCTGCATGGCGGTTATGTCTGGTTCAGGAGCAAACCAGGCGAGGGAAGTACCTTTGCATTTGCTATTCCTATTGATGGTAATAAAAAAGACTAA
- a CDS encoding ISNCY family transposase has translation MVTINLTLNNFSELPALLDVFGCFGNDYEYTTQGIFRRKIPPACSICSTPMVHNGYNPHTKQGLGEIIIGRYKCSNCGSTHEEDHSFWEDLKALLYDSFNDFFKLLRYHNVSYEGISDIMDFIYPRSRSTILRAFYKEMEQETVPFSENIHMVHYDEQHPKEGRCQKYRLTLLDAKTQTTIADDLFDDKSPETIKEFLRKNLDASEPVFIVTDFDKRYPDILKEIFGDKLVHQYCLMHLNKLIVSDFPKNTTIEQELLKYRLLNIFYNRENEIKFLEELQSEELNVINNEEKHQEWSKKAKKEFNQFRRKLKLERRRKKENLPLNSLEKAKHNFDKLMENIRTYDQTIQKRLWMINKHWLNLTLFHYLPGAPATNNPIESYYSKSLKTDNKKQFRTDKGIGNQIKLTQMRRLNLLKKPQKSFLELFRLFNPFKL, from the coding sequence ATGGTAACTATAAACCTTACTCTTAATAACTTTTCGGAGCTCCCTGCTCTTTTAGACGTTTTTGGTTGTTTTGGAAACGATTACGAATACACTACACAAGGAATTTTTCGTAGAAAAATTCCTCCAGCCTGTTCTATTTGTAGTACTCCAATGGTTCATAATGGCTATAATCCCCATACCAAACAAGGTCTTGGAGAAATCATCATTGGTCGATATAAATGCTCAAATTGTGGTAGTACACACGAAGAAGATCATAGCTTTTGGGAAGATCTGAAAGCTTTACTTTATGATTCATTCAATGATTTCTTCAAGTTACTCAGATACCATAACGTTTCATATGAAGGAATCTCTGATATAATGGACTTCATCTATCCAAGATCAAGAAGCACTATTTTAAGAGCATTCTACAAAGAAATGGAACAGGAAACTGTTCCATTTTCAGAAAATATACATATGGTACACTATGACGAACAACATCCAAAAGAAGGACGCTGTCAGAAATACCGTTTAACCTTACTGGACGCAAAAACTCAAACAACAATAGCAGATGACCTTTTTGATGATAAGAGTCCAGAAACAATCAAGGAATTTCTACGGAAAAATCTTGATGCATCAGAACCTGTGTTTATCGTTACGGATTTTGATAAGAGATACCCTGATATATTAAAGGAAATTTTTGGAGATAAGTTAGTGCATCAATATTGTTTGATGCACTTAAACAAGCTTATAGTTAGTGATTTTCCAAAAAATACAACCATTGAACAGGAACTATTGAAGTACAGGTTATTGAATATATTTTACAATCGAGAGAATGAAATTAAATTTTTGGAAGAACTTCAATCTGAAGAACTCAACGTAATTAATAATGAAGAAAAACATCAAGAATGGAGTAAAAAAGCAAAAAAGGAATTTAACCAGTTTAGACGTAAATTAAAGCTTGAAAGAAGACGAAAAAAGGAAAATCTTCCACTTAATAGTCTTGAAAAAGCAAAACATAACTTCGATAAATTAATGGAAAATATAAGAACATACGATCAAACGATTCAAAAACGATTATGGATGATCAATAAACACTGGTTAAATCTTACTTTGTTCCATTATCTTCCAGGAGCGCCAGCGACAAATAACCCTATCGAAAGCTATTATTCTAAAAGTCTAAAAACTGATAACAAGAAGCAGTTCAGGACTGATAAAGGAATTGGGAACCAGATTAAACTTACTCAAATGAGAAGATTAAATTTGCTCAAGAAACCACAAAAGTCATTTCTGGAATTGTTCAGATTATTTAATCCATTTAAGCTTTAG
- a CDS encoding KEOPS complex subunit Pcc1: MKLSAEFTFETDTAEQIYQAVLPELNESFSERSKIGLTLEDSNKLVLTVKAEDTVSLRSALNTWFRLIQIAQEVLEVTSEAR, translated from the coding sequence ATGAAACTTTCCGCAGAGTTTACATTTGAAACCGATACTGCCGAACAGATCTATCAGGCCGTCCTTCCGGAACTTAATGAAAGTTTCTCTGAAAGGTCAAAAATAGGGCTGACCCTTGAAGACTCAAACAAACTTGTACTTACTGTTAAAGCCGAAGATACGGTCTCCCTTCGCTCCGCCCTCAACACATGGTTCAGGCTTATCCAGATTGCTCAGGAAGTCCTTGAGGTCACATCTGAAGCCCGGTGA
- a CDS encoding rRNA maturation protein: protein MLVTTSRKPSAKSRTLCKLLSRFTASRCISRGKMGMQELLDFTEGNTFIVVGEYHGNPGELSFHDNEGKLLFSIRFSDRYSEEIDSYWFPDVLPVLTGEGEIAEALESFFHFERVESDRVVQLPQNSLVMAIGDKEIDFMGSGKSLFKFNIKGFKKY, encoded by the coding sequence ATGCTAGTTACTACTTCTCGCAAACCTTCTGCAAAAAGCCGGACGCTTTGCAAGCTTCTTTCACGCTTTACTGCCAGCAGATGCATTTCCCGGGGAAAAATGGGCATGCAGGAACTTCTGGATTTTACAGAAGGAAATACCTTCATAGTCGTTGGGGAGTACCACGGAAATCCGGGGGAGCTCAGTTTTCACGACAATGAAGGAAAGCTTCTTTTTTCCATCAGGTTTTCGGACCGGTATTCTGAGGAAATCGATTCTTACTGGTTTCCGGATGTTCTTCCGGTGCTCACTGGCGAAGGAGAGATTGCTGAAGCTCTTGAGTCTTTTTTCCATTTTGAGAGGGTCGAAAGTGACAGGGTCGTTCAGCTTCCTCAAAATTCTCTTGTGATGGCAATAGGAGATAAGGAGATTGATTTTATGGGCAGCGGAAAGTCCCTTTTTAAATTTAACATTAAAGGTTTCAAAAAGTACTGA
- a CDS encoding DNA-directed RNA polymerase subunit P, giving the protein MGYKCTRCKQKVEIDYEYTGIRCPYCGHRILVKERPTTIKRIKAE; this is encoded by the coding sequence ATGGGATATAAGTGCACTCGATGTAAACAGAAAGTGGAAATTGACTACGAGTACACAGGTATAAGGTGCCCGTACTGCGGACACAGAATCCTGGTAAAAGAGCGTCCTACAACTATCAAACGCATAAAGGCAGAATAA
- a CDS encoding 50S ribosomal protein L37ae, with translation MAKKFTKKGRISRSAGRFGPRYGRKDRKLVADLEERMRAPHVCTKCARPTVGRIGTGIWKCSKCGHTFAGGTYIPYTSVGQTLLRTMKNVAEAK, from the coding sequence ATGGCAAAAAAGTTCACTAAGAAAGGAAGAATTTCCAGATCTGCAGGCAGGTTTGGTCCCAGGTACGGGAGAAAAGACAGAAAGCTTGTCGCAGACCTGGAAGAACGCATGCGAGCCCCGCATGTATGCACCAAATGTGCCCGCCCGACAGTGGGAAGGATTGGAACAGGGATCTGGAAATGCAGCAAGTGCGGACACACCTTCGCTGGCGGGACTTACATCCCATATACGAGCGTTGGTCAGACCCTGCTGCGCACAATGAAGAACGTTGCTGAGGCAAAGTAA
- the rrp42 gene encoding exosome complex protein Rrp42, which yields MKKMSEIIATLKKDYIYNLMIKDKRQDGRGFKDFRELKLETNVISKAEGSAKVTLGNTQVLVGVKLQTGTPFPDSQDEGVIITNLELNPIASPEFEPGPPREDAIEMARVVDRGIRESGAIDIKKLCITVGESVWIVFIDVHILNNDGNIIDASCLAAIAALMTTMVPNEQQGLGENVPLAMKEMPVGITLAKIGSKLMVDPSLDEEAVCETKLTIVSSSDGSVAGMQKMGPVPLTEAELFEAIDMAIEKAAEIRGLYLEGLAKSE from the coding sequence GTGAAAAAGATGAGTGAAATCATAGCCACACTTAAGAAGGATTATATTTACAACCTGATGATCAAAGATAAGCGCCAGGACGGTCGCGGCTTTAAAGATTTCAGGGAACTCAAACTCGAAACAAATGTTATCTCCAAAGCAGAAGGTTCTGCAAAGGTCACCCTCGGAAACACTCAGGTGCTTGTAGGTGTGAAACTTCAGACTGGAACCCCGTTCCCGGATTCCCAGGACGAAGGCGTGATCATTACCAACCTTGAGCTTAACCCCATAGCTTCTCCTGAGTTTGAGCCCGGGCCACCGAGAGAAGATGCAATCGAAATGGCAAGGGTCGTTGACAGGGGGATCAGGGAATCAGGCGCAATTGATATAAAGAAGCTCTGCATAACGGTTGGAGAATCCGTCTGGATTGTCTTTATAGACGTCCATATCCTGAATAACGACGGAAATATCATTGATGCATCCTGTCTCGCTGCAATTGCAGCCCTCATGACCACCATGGTCCCGAACGAGCAGCAGGGACTTGGCGAGAACGTGCCCCTTGCTATGAAAGAGATGCCTGTCGGCATAACACTTGCCAAGATCGGCTCAAAACTTATGGTTGACCCCTCGCTTGATGAGGAAGCAGTCTGCGAAACGAAACTGACAATAGTTTCAAGTTCTGACGGGTCTGTTGCAGGCATGCAGAAAATGGGTCCTGTCCCCCTTACAGAGGCAGAGCTCTTCGAAGCTATAGATATGGCAATTGAAAAGGCAGCCGAAATCCGCGGGCTCTACCTTGAAGGGCTCGCAAAAAGTGAATAA
- the rrp41 gene encoding exosome complex exonuclease Rrp41: protein MSNKPENLTLITDDGLRLDGRRADEIRPMKIEVGVLSRADGSCYLEWGRNKILVGVFGPREAHPRRSQRADSAVIRYRYNMASFSVEDRARPGPSRRSIEISKVSREAFEPVIMAELFPKTAIDIFVEVLQADAGTRTAAINASSIALADAGIPMKGLITSCAFGKVDGKIVLDLNKEEDNYGEADFPVAMTQDGEITLIQMDGNLTPDEIKQGLELVKKGCKEILEIQQAVLRKKFETPVEEVSEETAPEKGAEKEVLEPSPVAAIVEETPEEAEEPEVEISEEVEAEILASEVIPDFEDELEEEIEEELEESEEDLETEEEEFEEEALEEEAEPEEDLEEDLEEDLGEELEEEEEELEEEEFEEEALEEETELEASLECAPELKEFDEIEARLEKEDASIEAEEEIEPEAEEATEEGLEEEAEIEETAASEEENIEAEAEAEEEAEPEVEAEEISTEAEEAEEEPEEEKSEGPWKVVKDPSEAGTRGEKDE from the coding sequence ATGAGTAATAAACCTGAAAACCTAACATTAATCACCGACGATGGGCTGCGCCTTGACGGGAGACGTGCGGATGAGATAAGGCCCATGAAAATTGAAGTCGGTGTACTTTCGCGAGCTGATGGTTCATGTTATCTTGAATGGGGCAGGAATAAGATCCTTGTAGGCGTGTTTGGCCCCAGGGAGGCTCATCCCCGCCGTAGCCAGCGTGCGGATTCGGCAGTTATCCGTTACAGATATAATATGGCTTCATTCTCTGTAGAAGACCGTGCTCGTCCGGGGCCAAGCAGGCGGAGCATCGAGATATCAAAGGTTTCCAGGGAAGCTTTCGAGCCTGTGATAATGGCTGAGCTGTTTCCGAAAACAGCAATTGATATTTTTGTTGAAGTTCTCCAGGCAGATGCAGGGACAAGGACAGCAGCAATCAATGCTTCAAGCATAGCCCTTGCAGACGCCGGAATTCCTATGAAAGGACTTATTACCTCGTGCGCTTTCGGGAAAGTTGACGGAAAGATTGTTCTTGACCTTAATAAGGAAGAGGACAACTACGGAGAGGCTGACTTCCCTGTAGCAATGACACAGGACGGAGAGATTACTCTGATCCAGATGGATGGGAACCTTACTCCTGATGAAATAAAGCAGGGCCTGGAACTCGTGAAGAAAGGCTGTAAGGAAATCCTCGAAATCCAGCAGGCAGTCCTGAGAAAGAAGTTTGAAACCCCTGTTGAAGAAGTTTCTGAAGAAACAGCCCCTGAAAAGGGAGCCGAAAAAGAAGTGCTGGAACCTTCCCCTGTAGCTGCAATTGTTGAAGAAACTCCTGAAGAAGCAGAAGAACCTGAAGTAGAGATTTCAGAAGAAGTTGAAGCTGAAATCCTTGCCAGTGAGGTAATTCCCGACTTTGAAGACGAGCTCGAAGAAGAGATCGAAGAGGAACTTGAAGAATCTGAGGAAGATCTCGAAACCGAAGAAGAGGAATTTGAAGAGGAAGCTTTAGAGGAAGAAGCTGAACCTGAAGAAGACCTGGAAGAAGACCTGGAGGAAGATCTGGGGGAGGAGCTCGAGGAAGAAGAAGAGGAGCTTGAAGAAGAGGAATTTGAAGAGGAAGCTCTTGAAGAAGAGACTGAACTCGAAGCCTCCTTAGAATGTGCACCTGAACTCAAAGAGTTTGACGAAATTGAAGCAAGGCTCGAAAAAGAAGATGCTTCCATAGAAGCAGAAGAGGAAATTGAGCCTGAAGCTGAGGAAGCTACCGAAGAAGGGCTGGAAGAAGAAGCCGAAATTGAGGAAACTGCTGCATCAGAAGAAGAAAATATTGAGGCTGAAGCAGAAGCTGAAGAAGAGGCCGAACCTGAGGTTGAGGCAGAGGAAATTTCCACTGAGGCTGAAGAAGCTGAAGAAGAGCCTGAGGAGGAAAAATCCGAAGGTCCCTGGAAGGTAGTAAAAGATCCCTCTGAAGCCGGAACCAGAGGTGAAAAAGATGAGTGA
- the rrp4 gene encoding exosome complex RNA-binding protein Rrp4, whose protein sequence is MDKKIVIPGDLLSDDVKKSGYGTYVKNDKIYSSLCGIESLKEDKVGVIPLAGAYIPSVNDVVIGVVIVVTPSNWILDIAAPYDGLLHVSEYPRRVESREMPEILDVGDSVILRVRDVDSSMKIELALRDPNLHKLRTGQIVEVEPVKVPRVIGHGGSMISMLKKETNCSIFVGQNGRIWIDGKDEDIELLSKALRKIEAEAQRSGLTDRIYNFLKNERMKEKESKPVEFLKNEKTDVSVAKEDHSEDIYRKIDVLLDPKN, encoded by the coding sequence ATGGATAAAAAAATAGTGATCCCTGGTGACCTGTTATCCGATGATGTAAAAAAATCCGGATACGGGACGTATGTCAAGAACGACAAAATCTATTCTTCGCTTTGCGGCATTGAAAGCCTCAAAGAGGATAAAGTTGGAGTGATCCCACTTGCGGGAGCGTATATCCCCTCGGTGAACGATGTGGTGATAGGGGTCGTTATTGTGGTTACTCCATCCAACTGGATACTGGATATTGCAGCTCCTTATGACGGTTTGCTTCATGTGTCCGAGTATCCGAGACGAGTCGAATCCCGGGAAATGCCTGAAATTCTGGACGTAGGCGACTCTGTTATTCTCAGGGTGAGAGATGTGGACAGCTCCATGAAAATCGAGCTTGCCCTGAGAGACCCGAACCTTCATAAACTTAGGACAGGCCAGATTGTTGAGGTTGAGCCTGTGAAAGTTCCCCGTGTAATAGGACACGGCGGTTCCATGATCTCAATGCTGAAGAAAGAGACAAACTGCAGCATTTTCGTAGGTCAGAACGGCAGGATATGGATTGATGGGAAGGACGAGGATATAGAGCTTTTGAGTAAGGCTCTCCGGAAAATCGAAGCTGAAGCCCAGCGTTCCGGGTTGACAGACCGGATCTACAATTTTTTGAAAAATGAACGGATGAAAGAGAAAGAGTCCAAGCCCGTTGAATTTTTAAAAAATGAAAAGACGGATGTGAGTGTGGCAAAGGAAGATCATTCCGAGGATATATACCGGAAGATCGATGTACTGCTGGACCCCAAGAATTGA
- a CDS encoding ribosome assembly factor SBDS, producing MVSLDEAVTARLKRGSKHFEVLVEPEGALAYKRGEEVNLEDILAVETIFEDANRGDRAAESDIINSFETTDPFEIAAVILKSGELQLTAEQRKRMLEEKKKKVIYTISRNAINPQTRAPHPPARIERAMEEAKVHIDPLKSVDQLVAITMKAIRPLIPIRFEEISIAVKIPPEYAPKAYGDISKAGTITKEEWQRDGSWIAVVRIPAGVQTDFYALINHLTKGEAQTKLL from the coding sequence ATGGTGTCCCTGGACGAGGCAGTGACTGCTCGACTTAAAAGAGGCAGTAAACATTTCGAAGTCCTGGTCGAGCCCGAAGGGGCTCTGGCCTATAAACGAGGCGAAGAAGTAAACCTCGAAGACATTCTGGCAGTTGAAACTATCTTCGAAGATGCAAACAGAGGAGATCGGGCAGCGGAGTCCGATATAATCAATTCCTTTGAAACAACCGATCCCTTTGAGATTGCTGCCGTTATCCTGAAGAGCGGAGAGCTCCAGCTTACCGCTGAGCAGAGAAAACGAATGCTTGAAGAGAAAAAGAAAAAGGTTATCTATACCATTTCCAGAAATGCTATAAACCCTCAAACTAGAGCACCTCACCCTCCCGCAAGGATAGAGAGAGCGATGGAGGAGGCAAAGGTGCACATAGACCCTTTAAAAAGCGTGGATCAGCTGGTAGCAATTACGATGAAAGCCATTCGCCCGCTCATCCCTATACGTTTTGAAGAAATTAGTATTGCTGTAAAAATCCCTCCCGAATATGCCCCAAAGGCATACGGAGACATTTCCAAAGCCGGAACCATCACAAAGGAAGAATGGCAGCGTGACGGCTCATGGATTGCAGTGGTAAGGATTCCTGCGGGAGTCCAGACTGATTTTTACGCTCTTATAAATCATCTCACAAAGGGAGAGGCTCAGACTAAACTTTTATAA
- the psmA gene encoding archaeal proteasome endopeptidase complex subunit alpha, whose protein sequence is MQMAPQMGYDRAITVFSPDGRLFQVEYAREAVKRGTTAVGIKAADGVVLLVDKRITSRLVEAESIEKIFQIDDHIGAATSGLVADARSLVDRARVEAQVNRVSYDELIGVEVISKKICDHKQTYTQYGGVRPYGTALLIAGVDDNKPRLFETDPSGALLEYKATAIGAGRNAVVEVFEADYREDMNIDAAILLGMDALYKAAEGKFDAGTLEVGVVSLEDKKFRKLGPEEVENYVHQILEKHKGNENKE, encoded by the coding sequence ATGCAGATGGCACCACAGATGGGTTATGACAGGGCAATTACGGTTTTCAGCCCTGACGGAAGACTTTTCCAGGTAGAATATGCCCGCGAAGCGGTCAAAAGGGGAACAACAGCCGTAGGAATCAAGGCAGCCGATGGGGTAGTGCTGCTGGTTGACAAGCGAATAACAAGCAGGCTTGTGGAAGCCGAATCAATCGAAAAAATATTCCAGATTGACGACCACATAGGAGCCGCAACCTCAGGGCTTGTGGCAGATGCCCGCTCTCTTGTTGACAGGGCCCGTGTAGAAGCCCAGGTAAACAGGGTTTCATATGACGAACTCATTGGTGTGGAGGTTATCTCCAAGAAAATCTGTGACCACAAGCAGACATACACCCAGTACGGAGGGGTTCGCCCTTACGGAACCGCACTCCTGATTGCAGGCGTGGACGACAACAAGCCAAGGCTTTTTGAGACTGACCCGAGCGGCGCTCTCCTTGAGTACAAGGCAACAGCCATAGGCGCAGGCAGAAATGCAGTCGTCGAGGTCTTTGAGGCAGACTACAGGGAAGATATGAACATTGATGCTGCTATCCTTCTCGGGATGGATGCTCTTTATAAAGCTGCTGAAGGCAAGTTCGATGCCGGAACTCTTGAAGTGGGTGTTGTGTCCCTTGAGGATAAGAAATTCAGGAAATTAGGTCCTGAAGAAGTTGAGAACTATGTTCATCAGATCCTTGAGAAACACAAAGGAAATGAGAACAAAGAATAA
- a CDS encoding Rpp14/Pop5 family protein — protein sequence MKRLLPSLRAKKRYLAFELISEEPASRSDIVKEVMSSASSLLGDVTTSDCDIRVLGFENGKGIIQCSHTKVKQTRASLAALTRINGKRATLHVLGVSGTVKRATEKFLQDEGVFSS from the coding sequence TTGAAACGCCTGCTCCCTTCACTCCGCGCTAAAAAGCGCTATCTTGCTTTTGAGCTGATCTCGGAAGAGCCAGCTAGCAGAAGCGATATTGTTAAAGAGGTTATGTCTTCCGCGTCTTCACTGCTCGGAGACGTTACAACCAGCGACTGCGACATAAGGGTGCTGGGGTTCGAAAACGGAAAGGGCATTATCCAGTGCTCTCACACAAAAGTTAAGCAAACGAGAGCCTCTCTGGCTGCTCTTACCCGGATCAACGGTAAAAGGGCAACTCTGCACGTCCTGGGAGTTTCCGGTACTGTTAAAAGGGCTACGGAAAAGTTTCTGCAGGATGAAGGTGTATTCAGCTCCTGA
- the rnp3 gene encoding ribonuclease P protein component 3 — MGKPEFYDFCVHAVPDGANAVEELSSLSRHLGYSGIALANHSDKLPSKKPVLPSIEGFEVFRGIELVEENPSKLHGLVGKFRSSMDVLIVHGGSEAVNRAALENPRVDILNHPAFDKSSGLNQVLAKAAAENGVAIGITLRPLLHSRGSRRIRMLSDLKANLELARKYDVPLVLCSDAMSCYDLRSPMETLAFAEVCGLEEDEALDALSTVPKKIIKKNRPGPGYVREGIEVLEGEDIF; from the coding sequence TTGGGTAAACCTGAATTTTACGATTTTTGTGTTCATGCTGTCCCGGACGGGGCTAATGCTGTAGAGGAACTGTCTTCCCTTTCCCGGCATTTGGGATACAGCGGGATTGCCCTTGCCAACCATTCTGACAAACTCCCGAGTAAAAAACCGGTACTGCCTTCGATTGAAGGATTTGAAGTTTTCAGGGGAATTGAGCTTGTGGAAGAAAACCCTTCGAAACTTCACGGTTTAGTAGGAAAATTCAGGAGCTCAATGGATGTCCTGATCGTGCACGGGGGATCCGAAGCAGTCAACAGGGCTGCACTTGAAAACCCCAGAGTGGATATCCTTAACCATCCTGCATTCGACAAAAGCAGCGGGTTAAATCAGGTACTGGCAAAAGCAGCCGCAGAAAATGGAGTTGCAATAGGCATTACGTTAAGGCCTCTTTTACATTCCCGGGGTTCAAGGCGCATCCGTATGCTCTCTGACCTTAAGGCAAACCTTGAGCTTGCCAGAAAATACGATGTCCCCCTTGTGCTGTGCAGTGATGCCATGTCCTGCTATGATCTTCGCTCCCCCATGGAGACTCTTGCTTTTGCTGAGGTCTGCGGGCTTGAAGAGGATGAAGCGCTTGATGCTTTAAGCACCGTTCCGAAAAAAATTATAAAAAAGAACCGCCCTGGCCCGGGATATGTAAGGGAAGGGATCGAAGTTCTTGAAGGAGAGGATATCTTTTGA